A region from the Triticum urartu cultivar G1812 chromosome 1, Tu2.1, whole genome shotgun sequence genome encodes:
- the LOC125519790 gene encoding uncharacterized protein LOC125519790, whose product MPCRLSAAKQISPAKMCSRTIPLQFRARSANPVSNGTGDNYWMGSRGINSLRLSPIPTEPNRGALNAAVPNKAACCKFLPGVASVAPSSSPLRHVTRGEQRPWSSPVARTNDGAAEGEPEAPGEAEGKQGDEEVARRKSAAQEVFEGLYICGYVLFYRIGECVWYKVKEGIAKLRKKR is encoded by the coding sequence ATGCCTTGCCGACTGTCAGCTGCCAAACAAATTTCCCCCGCCAAGATGTGCTCCAGAACCATTCCACTCCAGTTCAGGGCTCGTTCGGCTAATCCTGTCTCTAATGGGACTGGAGACAATTACTGGATGGGGTCACGGGGGATCAATTCTCTCCGACTGTCTCCGATCCCCACCGAACCGAACAGGGGCGCTCTGAACGCGGCGGTTCCGAACAAGGCGGCATGCTGCAAATTCCTCCCCGGCGTCGCCTCCGTCGCGCCTAGTTCGTCGCCGCTGCGGCATGTGACCCGCGGCGAGCAGAGGCCGTGGAGCTCCCCCGTGGCGAGGACGAACGACGGCGCCGCGGAGGGCGAGCCGGAGGCgccgggggaggccgaggggaaGCAGGGAGACGAGGAAGTGGCGAGGAGGAAGAGCGCCGCGCAGGAGGTGTTTGAAGGCCTGTACATCTGCGGCTACGTCCTGTTCTACAGGATTGGTGAGTGCGTCTGGTACAAAGTGAAGGAAGGCATCGCCAAACTCCGCAAGAAACGATGA